One Actinomadura viridis genomic region harbors:
- the murG gene encoding undecaprenyldiphospho-muramoylpentapeptide beta-N-acetylglucosaminyltransferase: protein MRVVLAGGGTAGHIEPALALADALRRNDPNVGVTCLGTERGLETRLVPQRGYELALIPPVPLPRTLTPQLLTVPGRLRGAINAAAAVLDQARADILVGFGGYVATPGYLAARKRKVPIIVHEANPKPGLANKLGARFTEHVAVSHHDSPLPGARFVGIPLRREIAALDRLAMGDKARSYFGLLPDLPTLLIFGGSQGARSLNRAAVAAAPAFHRAGIQVLHIVGPKNTEEPEPTSGGPQYVTIPYCDRMDLAYAAADMAMCRAGAMTCAELAAVGLPAVYVPLPIGNGEQRLNAEPIVAGGGGLLVDDADLTPEWIAANLLPVLADPARVAHMSEAAGRMGRRDADVALAQMVYEVVRGAGRA from the coding sequence ATGAGGGTTGTCCTGGCCGGCGGCGGCACCGCCGGACACATCGAGCCCGCCCTGGCTCTGGCCGACGCGCTGCGACGCAACGATCCCAACGTCGGGGTCACCTGCCTCGGCACCGAGCGGGGCCTGGAGACCCGGCTGGTCCCGCAGCGGGGCTACGAGCTCGCGCTGATCCCGCCGGTGCCGCTGCCCCGCACGCTGACACCGCAGCTGCTGACCGTCCCCGGCCGGCTGCGCGGCGCCATCAACGCGGCGGCGGCCGTCCTCGACCAGGCCCGCGCCGACATCCTGGTCGGCTTCGGCGGCTACGTCGCCACCCCCGGCTACCTGGCGGCGCGCAAGCGCAAGGTGCCTATCATCGTGCACGAGGCCAACCCCAAGCCCGGGCTGGCCAACAAGCTCGGCGCCCGGTTCACCGAGCACGTGGCGGTCTCCCACCACGACTCCCCGCTGCCCGGCGCCCGGTTCGTCGGCATCCCGCTGCGCCGCGAGATCGCCGCGCTGGACCGGCTGGCGATGGGCGACAAGGCCCGCTCGTACTTCGGGCTGCTGCCCGACCTGCCCACCCTGCTGATCTTCGGCGGCTCCCAGGGCGCGCGGTCGCTCAACCGGGCCGCGGTCGCCGCGGCCCCCGCGTTCCACCGGGCCGGCATCCAGGTGCTGCACATCGTCGGGCCCAAGAACACCGAGGAGCCCGAGCCCACCTCGGGCGGCCCGCAGTACGTGACCATCCCCTACTGCGACCGGATGGACCTGGCCTACGCGGCGGCCGACATGGCGATGTGCCGGGCGGGGGCGATGACCTGCGCCGAGCTGGCGGCGGTCGGGCTGCCCGCGGTGTACGTCCCGCTCCCCATCGGCAACGGCGAGCAGCGCCTCAACGCCGAGCCGATCGTGGCGGGCGGCGGCGGGCTGCTGGTCGACGACGCCGACCTGACCCCCGAGTGGATCGCGGCCAACCTGCTGCCGGTGCTGGCCGACCCGGCGCGGGTCGCGCACATGTCGGAGGCGGCCGGGCGGATGGGACGCCGGGACGCCGACGTGGCGCTGGCGCAGATGGTGTACGAGGTGGTCCGCGGGGCGGGCCGGGCGTGA
- the murC gene encoding UDP-N-acetylmuramate--L-alanine ligase, whose amino-acid sequence MALISPDEVVPAGELGRVHFIAIGGAGMSGIARIMLRRGIAVSGSDAQDSEMLAQLGDLGAKVFVGHDAAYLGEADTVVVSTAIRDTNPELVAARERGLRVLHRSAALASLMAGREAVAVAGTHGKTTTTSMLTVALQHAGADPSYCIGGRLVTTGLGADEGGGPVFVAEADESDGSFLMYTPRIAVVTNVEADHLDNYGGFEKVKENFARFVDRVEPGGTLVAGADDPVAMELAGRARERGLTVLTYGEAPGADLRVTGFTPRGLGSRFEIEGSGEVVLGVPGRHNALNAAAVVAVGRALGADEAAVRAGLAEFRGAMRRLEPKGEAAGVEVFDSYAHHPTELTADLEATRDYVEQKAAGGAGAGRIVAVFQPHLYSRTRFFAAEFGEALGLADVAVVLDVYGAREDPEPGVTGRLVADRVPAGTVCEYVPDRAEVTAAVTRLAVPGDIVITLGAGDVTRLGPEILARLGGAGP is encoded by the coding sequence ATGGCTCTGATCAGTCCTGACGAGGTGGTGCCGGCGGGGGAGCTGGGCAGGGTCCACTTCATCGCGATCGGCGGTGCCGGCATGTCCGGCATCGCCCGGATCATGCTCAGGCGCGGCATCGCCGTCTCCGGCAGCGACGCCCAGGACTCCGAGATGCTCGCCCAGCTGGGCGACCTGGGGGCCAAGGTCTTCGTCGGCCATGACGCGGCGTACCTGGGGGAGGCCGACACGGTGGTGGTGTCCACGGCCATCCGGGACACCAACCCCGAGCTGGTCGCCGCCCGCGAGCGCGGCCTGCGGGTCCTGCACCGGTCGGCGGCGCTGGCCTCGCTGATGGCCGGCCGCGAGGCGGTCGCGGTGGCGGGCACGCACGGCAAGACCACCACGACGTCGATGCTGACCGTCGCCCTGCAGCACGCCGGGGCCGACCCGTCGTACTGCATCGGCGGCCGGCTCGTCACCACCGGGCTCGGCGCCGACGAGGGCGGCGGCCCGGTGTTCGTCGCCGAGGCCGACGAGAGCGACGGGTCGTTCCTCATGTACACCCCGCGCATCGCGGTGGTGACCAACGTCGAGGCCGACCATCTCGACAACTACGGCGGCTTCGAGAAGGTCAAGGAGAACTTCGCCCGGTTCGTGGACCGGGTGGAGCCGGGCGGGACCCTGGTGGCCGGCGCCGACGACCCGGTGGCGATGGAGCTGGCCGGGCGGGCCCGCGAGCGGGGGCTGACCGTGCTGACCTACGGCGAGGCGCCGGGCGCCGACCTGCGGGTCACCGGTTTCACACCGCGCGGCCTGGGATCCCGCTTCGAGATCGAGGGCTCCGGCGAGGTCGTGCTGGGCGTCCCCGGGCGGCACAACGCGCTCAACGCCGCGGCGGTGGTCGCGGTCGGGCGGGCGCTGGGCGCGGACGAGGCCGCGGTGCGCGCCGGGCTGGCGGAGTTCCGGGGGGCGATGCGCCGGCTGGAGCCCAAGGGCGAGGCCGCGGGCGTGGAGGTCTTCGACAGCTACGCGCACCATCCCACCGAGCTGACCGCCGACCTGGAGGCCACCCGCGACTACGTGGAGCAGAAGGCCGCCGGGGGAGCGGGCGCGGGACGGATCGTGGCGGTCTTCCAGCCGCATCTCTACAGCCGCACCCGGTTCTTCGCCGCCGAGTTCGGGGAGGCGCTCGGCCTCGCCGACGTCGCCGTGGTCCTGGACGTCTACGGGGCCCGCGAGGACCCCGAGCCCGGGGTCACCGGCCGCCTGGTCGCCGACCGGGTCCCCGCCGGGACCGTCTGCGAGTACGTGCCCGACCGGGCCGAGGTGACCGCCGCGGTGACCCGGCTGGCCGTGCCGGGCGACATCGTCATCACGCTCGGCGCGGGCGACGTCACGCGGCTCGGCCCCGAGATCCTGGCCCGCCTGGGCGGCGCGGGCCCCTGA
- a CDS encoding cell division protein FtsQ/DivIB — protein sequence MTEAGTRQRKTDPPGPGDPSEEDGSPRRRRPVRWKAFCVVLLVLALLGGLAWVLLGSRLLVVRNVEVTGSELAPRDRIVATAGIRLGVPMARLGTGAVRDRVERLREVESASVERRWPATIRIVVRERVPVVTVERGGRHYQLDRYGVAVADTPSRPPGLPTLSAAAPGPTDAATLAALDVLRRLPDRLRGRVAGLEAPSPESVTLLLSDGLTVVWGPAERSAEKIRLVDALRRTAAGRSARTIDVSSPEVVTTR from the coding sequence ATGACCGAGGCCGGGACGCGCCAGCGCAAGACCGATCCGCCGGGGCCCGGCGACCCGTCCGAGGAGGACGGGTCCCCGCGGAGGCGGCGGCCGGTCCGGTGGAAGGCGTTCTGCGTCGTCCTGCTGGTGCTCGCGCTGCTCGGCGGCCTGGCCTGGGTGCTCCTGGGGTCGCGCCTGCTGGTGGTGCGGAACGTGGAGGTGACCGGCAGCGAGCTGGCGCCGCGCGACCGGATCGTGGCCACCGCCGGGATCCGGCTGGGCGTCCCGATGGCGCGGCTGGGCACCGGCGCGGTCCGCGACCGGGTGGAGCGCCTCAGGGAGGTCGAGTCGGCCTCGGTGGAGCGGCGCTGGCCCGCCACCATCCGGATCGTGGTCCGCGAACGGGTCCCGGTCGTGACGGTGGAGCGCGGCGGCCGGCACTACCAGCTCGACCGGTACGGGGTCGCCGTCGCCGACACCCCGTCCCGCCCGCCCGGCCTGCCCACGCTGTCGGCGGCCGCCCCCGGGCCGACGGACGCGGCGACCCTCGCGGCGCTGGACGTCCTGCGGCGGCTGCCCGACCGCCTGCGCGGCCGGGTGGCGGGGCTGGAGGCGCCGTCACCGGAGTCGGTCACGCTGCTGCTGTCGGACGGGCTCACCGTGGTGTGGGGCCCGGCCGAGCGCTCCGCCGAGAAGATCCGTCTGGTCGACGCGCTGCGCCGGACGGCCGCCGGGCGGTCCGCGCGGACCATCGACGTCAGCTCGCCGGAGGTCGTCACCACCCGGTGA
- the ftsZ gene encoding cell division protein FtsZ, translating into MAAPQNYLAVIKVVGIGGGGVNAVNRMIEEGLKGVEFIAINTDAQALLMSDADVKLDVGRELTRGLGAGANPDVGRKAAEDHREEIEEVLKGADMVFVTAGEGGGTGTGGAPVVANVARSLGALTIGVVTRPFSFEGKRRAMQAEAGIETLRDEVDTLIVIPNDRLLSISDRQVSVLDAFKAADQVLLSGVQGITDLITTPGLINLDFADVKSVMSGAGSALMGIGSARGDDRSVAAAEMAISSPLLEASIDGAHGVLLSISGGSDLGLFEINEAAQLVSNAAAPDANIIFGAVIDDALGDEVRVTVIAAGFDEGRPSKPAPEQEGKRIPPPPRPVPPPPSNPIPSRVGRSDALGSPHAPGQSVAQAAAAPVQPAAPASGSERRPADAEAAHSAQAASGDDSAGRADAPEGTASGTADASSAGADGRRPEEDARPPAPRTSAEQSATRVHAGESDSASAVTGPRRRPVVFDEDDDLDVPDFLK; encoded by the coding sequence GTGGCAGCACCGCAGAATTACCTCGCGGTCATCAAGGTCGTCGGCATCGGCGGCGGCGGCGTCAACGCCGTCAACCGGATGATCGAAGAGGGTCTCAAGGGCGTCGAATTCATCGCGATCAACACGGACGCCCAGGCGCTGCTGATGAGTGACGCCGATGTGAAGCTCGACGTGGGCCGCGAGCTCACCCGGGGGCTGGGCGCCGGGGCCAACCCGGACGTGGGCCGCAAGGCCGCCGAGGACCACCGGGAGGAGATCGAGGAGGTCCTCAAGGGCGCCGACATGGTGTTCGTCACCGCGGGTGAGGGCGGCGGCACCGGCACCGGCGGCGCGCCCGTCGTGGCCAACGTGGCGCGCTCGCTGGGCGCCCTGACCATCGGCGTGGTGACCCGCCCGTTCAGCTTCGAGGGCAAGCGGCGGGCGATGCAGGCCGAGGCCGGCATCGAGACGCTGCGCGACGAGGTCGACACCCTCATCGTGATCCCCAACGACCGGCTGCTGTCGATCTCCGACCGCCAGGTCAGCGTGCTGGACGCGTTCAAGGCGGCCGACCAGGTGCTGCTCTCCGGTGTCCAGGGCATCACCGACCTGATCACCACCCCCGGCCTGATCAACCTGGACTTCGCAGATGTGAAGTCGGTCATGTCCGGCGCCGGCTCGGCCCTGATGGGCATCGGCTCGGCGCGCGGCGACGACCGGTCGGTGGCCGCGGCGGAGATGGCGATCTCCAGCCCGCTGCTGGAGGCCAGCATCGACGGGGCGCACGGGGTGCTGCTGTCCATCTCGGGCGGTTCCGACCTGGGCCTGTTCGAGATCAACGAGGCGGCCCAGCTGGTGTCCAACGCCGCCGCGCCCGACGCCAACATCATCTTCGGCGCGGTCATCGACGACGCGCTCGGCGACGAGGTCAGGGTGACCGTCATCGCGGCGGGCTTCGACGAGGGACGGCCCAGCAAGCCGGCCCCCGAGCAGGAGGGCAAGAGGATCCCGCCGCCGCCCCGGCCGGTCCCGCCGCCCCCGTCCAACCCGATCCCCAGCAGGGTCGGCCGGTCGGACGCCCTCGGCTCGCCGCACGCCCCGGGCCAGTCGGTGGCCCAGGCCGCCGCCGCCCCGGTCCAGCCCGCCGCGCCCGCGTCCGGTTCCGAGCGGCGGCCGGCAGACGCCGAGGCCGCGCACTCCGCTCAGGCGGCCTCCGGCGACGATTCCGCCGGGCGCGCGGACGCCCCGGAAGGGACCGCCTCCGGCACGGCCGACGCCTCGTCCGCCGGCGCCGACGGCCGGCGGCCGGAGGAGGACGCCCGCCCGCCCGCGCCGCGCACCTCCGCCGAGCAGTCCGCGACCCGCGTGCACGCCGGCGAGTCCGACAGCGCCTCGGCCGTGACGGGGCCGCGCCGCCGCCCGGTCGTGTTCGACGAGGACGACGATCTCGACGTCCCCGACTTCCTGAAGTGA
- the pgeF gene encoding peptidoglycan editing factor PgeF, translating to MITHVALAEGVGAAFTARAGGVSPAPYDSLNLGGAVGDDPAAVRDNRHRVAAALGIEPGRTAWMRQVHGADVRVVTDPGGLAAPDAPAVDAMVTTVPGVALAVLVADCAPVLLADPVAGVAGAAHSGRPGTAAGVVPALVKRMLELGADPGRMVAAIGPAACGACYEVPARMRDEVTAVVPAAHAVTRAGTPGLDIRAGIVAQLAADGVTGVRIDPRCTIESPELFSYRRDGRTGRFAGYVWLKDPGHG from the coding sequence GTGATCACGCACGTCGCGCTGGCCGAGGGGGTCGGCGCCGCCTTCACCGCCCGGGCCGGCGGAGTGAGTCCGGCCCCCTACGACTCGCTGAACCTCGGCGGCGCGGTCGGCGACGATCCCGCCGCCGTCCGGGACAACCGGCACCGCGTCGCGGCCGCCCTCGGCATCGAGCCCGGCCGTACCGCCTGGATGCGCCAGGTGCACGGCGCGGACGTCCGGGTCGTCACCGATCCGGGCGGGCTCGCCGCACCGGACGCGCCCGCCGTCGACGCCATGGTCACCACGGTTCCCGGGGTGGCGCTGGCCGTCCTGGTCGCCGACTGCGCCCCCGTCCTGCTCGCCGATCCGGTGGCGGGCGTGGCCGGAGCCGCCCATTCCGGGCGTCCGGGCACCGCCGCCGGGGTCGTCCCGGCGCTGGTGAAGCGGATGCTGGAGCTGGGCGCGGACCCCGGGCGCATGGTCGCCGCGATCGGCCCCGCGGCCTGCGGCGCCTGCTACGAGGTGCCGGCGCGGATGCGGGACGAGGTCACCGCCGTGGTGCCCGCGGCCCACGCCGTCACCCGCGCGGGCACGCCGGGACTGGACATCCGGGCCGGGATCGTGGCCCAGCTCGCCGCCGACGGCGTCACCGGCGTCCGGATCGACCCCCGGTGCACGATCGAGAGCCCGGAGCTCTTCTCCTACCGCCGCGACGGCCGTACCGGCCGGTTCGCGGGCTATGTCTGGCTCAAGGACCCCGGCCATGGGTGA
- a CDS encoding YggS family pyridoxal phosphate-dependent enzyme encodes MGEGTVIGGAGSAGGGARRAEIAANLADVRKRIEAACAAAGRDAAEVTLVAVTKTFPASDVRLLAGLGLTQVAENRDQEAAPKAAATADLPLTWHFVGQLQSNKARSVAGYADVVQSVDRPKLVTALSSAAVRAGRTLRCLVQVSLEEPGENGEPEGRGGVSPSGAVALADAVAEAGGLVLGGVMAVAPLGADPAPAFARLAEVAAAVRAAHPEATDVSAGMSGDLEQAIACGATHVRVGTALLGGRRAIVG; translated from the coding sequence ATGGGTGAGGGGACCGTGATCGGAGGCGCCGGAAGCGCCGGAGGCGGCGCCCGGCGGGCGGAGATCGCCGCCAACCTCGCCGACGTCCGCAAGCGGATCGAGGCGGCCTGCGCCGCCGCGGGCCGGGACGCCGCCGAGGTCACCCTGGTGGCGGTCACCAAGACCTTCCCCGCCTCCGACGTGCGGCTGCTGGCCGGGCTGGGCCTCACCCAGGTCGCCGAGAACCGCGACCAGGAGGCCGCGCCGAAGGCCGCGGCCACCGCGGATCTCCCGCTGACCTGGCACTTCGTCGGGCAGCTGCAGAGCAACAAGGCCCGTTCGGTGGCCGGGTACGCCGACGTCGTGCAGTCCGTCGACCGCCCCAAGCTGGTGACCGCGCTGTCCTCGGCGGCGGTGCGCGCCGGGAGGACACTGCGCTGCCTGGTCCAGGTCTCCCTGGAGGAGCCGGGGGAGAACGGGGAACCGGAGGGGCGCGGCGGCGTCTCGCCCTCCGGCGCGGTGGCGCTGGCCGATGCCGTCGCCGAGGCGGGCGGGCTGGTCCTGGGCGGGGTGATGGCGGTGGCGCCGCTGGGCGCCGACCCGGCCCCGGCCTTCGCGCGGCTCGCCGAGGTCGCCGCCGCGGTGCGGGCCGCGCACCCGGAGGCCACCGACGTCTCGGCGGGAATGAGCGGGGATCTGGAGCAGGCGATCGCGTGTGGCGCGACACACGTCCGTGTCGGTACGGCGTTGCTCGGCGGCCGACGGGCAATCGTCGGGTAA
- a CDS encoding cell division protein SepF: MASAMRKMAVYLGLVEDDRYDDKYDYDEYEVYDDDTDPGQGRQGRLREDESGGQLTRADEAVDRDRDHHPASSTERRSVALYESGATDLARITTLHPRTYNEARTIGEHFREGTPVIMNLTEMVDSDAKRLVDFAAGLVFGLHGSIERVTNKVFLLSPANVEVTAEDKARMAERGFFNQS, translated from the coding sequence ATGGCCAGCGCGATGCGCAAGATGGCGGTCTACCTCGGCCTTGTGGAGGACGACCGGTACGACGACAAGTACGACTACGACGAGTACGAGGTCTACGACGACGACACCGACCCCGGCCAGGGGCGGCAGGGGCGGCTCCGCGAGGACGAGTCCGGCGGTCAGCTTACCCGAGCCGACGAGGCCGTGGACCGTGATCGCGATCATCACCCTGCGTCGTCCACCGAGCGACGCTCGGTGGCACTCTACGAGTCGGGTGCCACCGACCTTGCGCGCATCACTACGCTGCATCCCAGGACCTATAACGAGGCGAGGACCATCGGGGAGCACTTCCGTGAGGGAACACCGGTGATCATGAATCTGACCGAGATGGTCGACAGTGACGCCAAGCGTCTGGTCGACTTCGCGGCGGGTCTCGTATTCGGCCTGCACGGGAGCATCGAGCGTGTTACGAACAAGGTGTTCCTCCTGTCGCCCGCGAACGTCGAGGTGACGGCGGAGGACAAGGCCCGTATGGCAGAACGAGGGTTCTTCAACCAGAGCTGA
- a CDS encoding YggT family protein, with translation MTYVGTVLTFVLYIFLLFLIGRMVLEILQSFARSWRPTGVVLVIAEVVYTITDPPLKFLRRFIPPVRLGNVALDLSFTVLILVVWVLIIFVQRL, from the coding sequence GTGACATACGTTGGAACCGTGCTGACGTTCGTCCTCTACATCTTCCTCCTGTTCCTGATCGGGAGGATGGTCCTGGAGATCCTGCAGTCGTTCGCGCGGTCGTGGCGTCCGACCGGGGTGGTCCTGGTGATCGCGGAGGTCGTCTACACCATCACCGATCCGCCACTGAAGTTCCTGAGGCGTTTCATCCCGCCCGTGCGTCTGGGTAACGTTGCCCTGGACCTCAGCTTCACCGTGCTCATCCTTGTGGTATGGGTCTTGATCATCTTCGTGCAGAGGCTCTGA
- a CDS encoding DivIVA domain-containing protein — translation MPLTPADVRNKQFSTTRLRPGYDEEEVDAFLDEVEAELDRLIQENEELRAKLAECLRGKVPAMAAPIVEPKPDVTAMPEPPRPPEPPQHQPEPEPVLGGGLGMAPAPSGEDNMDTAARVLALAQQTADQAIADARREADETLGRARREAEEILGKARRQADQIVSEARSRAEALDRDAQERHRQVMGSLVQQREELEREVDNLRAFEREYRSRLKVYLEGQLRELDAASTETGGFPTVPSGGGAQMPQSGGPQTGPQNAIPHDNRNGASGGAAPAGPGSFPPPAEPAQQHAQQVQHSATGAFHAGGDNPPHERR, via the coding sequence ATGCCGCTGACACCCGCCGACGTGCGGAACAAGCAGTTCAGTACCACCAGGCTGAGGCCGGGGTACGACGAGGAGGAGGTGGACGCCTTCCTCGACGAGGTCGAGGCCGAGCTCGACCGCCTCATCCAGGAGAACGAGGAGCTGCGGGCCAAGCTGGCGGAGTGCCTGCGCGGCAAGGTCCCCGCCATGGCCGCGCCGATCGTCGAGCCCAAGCCCGACGTGACCGCGATGCCCGAGCCGCCCCGGCCCCCCGAGCCCCCGCAGCACCAGCCCGAGCCCGAGCCGGTGCTCGGCGGCGGCCTGGGCATGGCGCCCGCCCCGTCCGGCGAGGACAACATGGACACCGCGGCGCGCGTCCTGGCGCTGGCGCAGCAGACCGCCGACCAGGCGATCGCCGACGCCCGCCGCGAGGCCGACGAGACCCTGGGCCGCGCCCGCCGCGAGGCCGAGGAGATCCTCGGCAAGGCGCGCCGGCAGGCCGACCAGATCGTCAGCGAGGCCCGTTCCCGCGCCGAGGCCCTCGACCGCGACGCCCAGGAGCGGCACCGCCAGGTCATGGGCTCGCTCGTGCAGCAGCGCGAGGAGCTGGAGCGCGAGGTCGACAACCTGCGCGCCTTCGAACGCGAGTACCGCAGCCGCCTGAAGGTCTACCTGGAGGGCCAGCTGCGCGAGCTGGACGCCGCCAGCACCGAGACCGGCGGGTTCCCCACCGTCCCCAGTGGCGGCGGTGCCCAGATGCCGCAGAGCGGCGGCCCCCAGACGGGCCCGCAGAACGCCATCCCGCACGACAACCGCAACGGCGCCTCCGGCGGAGCGGCCCCGGCCGGTCCCGGCTCCTTCCCGCCCCCGGCCGAGCCCGCCCAGCAGCACGCCCAGCAGGTCCAGCACTCGGCGACCGGCGCCTTCCACGCCGGCGGTGACAACCCGCCGCACGAGAGGCGCTGA
- a CDS encoding DUF1707 SHOCT-like domain-containing protein encodes MNPTDPSEPTPAAGAPALRASDADRDRVADRLREALAEGRITPDEHAERIDVVYQARTYAELEPVLRDLPADPSREGSEPAPAPAAPPEETAPPPEPQSASIVAIFAGADRRGRWLVEPTTTVTCVFGGADLDFRRAVLSQREVTVNVSCVFGGVDITIPPGVRVISSISAVFGGVDLPEDDTVEPDAPVIRLTGMVLFGGVTAKRREAGATWADRRRERRESQRALHEERIRETHDLRHERLRQLRESRRRS; translated from the coding sequence GTGAACCCGACTGACCCTTCCGAACCGACCCCGGCGGCGGGCGCGCCGGCGCTGCGCGCCTCGGACGCCGACCGCGACCGGGTCGCCGACCGCCTCCGCGAGGCCCTCGCCGAAGGGCGCATCACGCCCGACGAGCACGCCGAGCGCATCGACGTGGTGTACCAGGCCAGGACCTACGCCGAACTGGAACCGGTGCTCCGCGACCTGCCCGCGGACCCGAGCCGGGAAGGCTCCGAGCCCGCCCCCGCACCCGCCGCCCCGCCCGAGGAGACGGCCCCGCCGCCCGAGCCGCAGTCCGCCTCCATCGTCGCGATCTTCGCCGGGGCCGACCGCAGGGGCCGCTGGCTGGTCGAGCCGACCACCACCGTGACCTGCGTGTTCGGCGGCGCCGACCTGGACTTCCGCCGGGCCGTCCTGTCCCAGCGCGAGGTCACGGTCAACGTCAGCTGCGTCTTCGGCGGCGTGGACATCACGATCCCGCCGGGCGTGCGGGTGATCAGCTCGATCTCCGCGGTCTTCGGCGGCGTCGACCTTCCCGAGGACGACACCGTGGAGCCGGACGCCCCGGTGATCCGGCTGACCGGGATGGTGCTGTTCGGCGGCGTGACGGCGAAACGGCGCGAGGCGGGCGCGACCTGGGCCGACCGCCGCCGCGAGCGCCGCGAGTCGCAGCGCGCGCTGCACGAGGAGCGGATCCGCGAGACGCACGACCTGCGGCACGAGCGGCTGCGGCAACTGCGCGAGTCGCGCCGCCGCTCCTGA